The genomic interval TCCAGGCTGCGCGCAAGGCACCGCCTGGCAGCCCGGAGCGCGATTTCTACGTCTGGTCCGACGACGACAAGCTGTATTCGGGAACCCGGATCATCTTCCTCGATACCGAAAAGTCGAACTGGACCTGGGACGAGGAAGCAGGCGCCTATTTCTGGCACCGGTTCTATTCGCACCAGCCCGACCTGAACTTCGACAATCCCGAAGTGCTGAAGGAAGTGCTGTCGGTGATGCATTTCTGGCTGGATGCCGGGATCGACGGACTGCGGCTGGATGCGATCCCCTATCTGATCGAGCGCGACGGCACCTCGAACGAGAACCTGCCCGAGACGCATGTGATCCTGAAGAAGATCCGCGAGAACCTGGACCAGCATTACGAAGGCAAGATGCTGCTGGCCGAGGCGAACATGTGGCCCGAGGATACGCAGCAATATTTCGGCCATAACGAGGAGCGGACCGAGGAATGCCACATGGCGTTCCACTTCCCGCTGATGCCGCGCATGTACATGGCGGTGGCGCAGGAAGACCGCTTTCCGATCACCGACATCATGCGCCAGACGCCCGAAATTCCGCCTGACGCGCAATGGGCGATCTTCCTGCGCAACCATGACGAGCTGACGCTGGAAATGGTCACGGATTCCGAGCGCGACTATCTGTGGAACACCTATGCCGCCGACCGGCGCGCGCGCATCAACCTGGGCATCCGCCGCCGCCTCGCCCCGCTGATGGAGCGGGACCGCAGGCGTATCGAGCTGATGAACGCGCTGCTGCTGACCATGCCGGGCACGCCGGTCCTGTATTACGGGGACGAGCTGGGGATGGGCGACAACATCCATCTGGGCGACCGCGACGGGGTGCGCACGCCGATGCAATGGTCGCCCGACCGCAATGGCGGTTTCAGCCGCGCCGACCCGCCGCAGCTGGCGCTGCCGCCGATCCAGGACCCGCTCTATGGGTACGAGGCGATCAATGTCGAGGCGCAGGAGCGCGACCGCCATTCGCTGCTGAACTGGATCAAGCGCATGCTGGCGGTGCGCGGCGAGCATCGCGCGTTCGGGCGCGGCACGCAGACTTTCCTGCGCCCCGCCAATCGCAGCATACTGGCCTATCTGCGCCAGCATTCTGACGGCGAAGCGGCAGAGACGATCCTGTGCGTTGCCAACCTCAGCCGCACGGCGCAGGCGGTGGAGCTGGACCTGCACGAATTCGAAGGGGCGATCCCGGTCGAGCTGTCGGGCGGGGCGGCGTTCCCCAAGGTCGGGCATCTGCCCTATCTGCTGACGCTGCCGCCATACGGCTTTTTGTGGTTCGACCTGCGCGCCGATGCCGAGGCGCCCGAATGGTCGAGCAGCGCTCCGGGAGCGGAGGTCGAGCGGCATACGTTCGTGCTTCGGCCGCATCTGGGCGATATCGCCAAGGGCGGCAATCGCCCGGTGCTGGAGCAGGACGTGCTGCCCGATTACGTCCGCCAGCGCCGCTGGTTCGGCGCCAAGGACGAGTTGATCGAGACGATCGAGATCGCCCGCGTCACCGAAATGCCCAAGGCGAACGACCTGCTGCTGGCCGAAATCCGCGTGAAGACCTCGGGCAGCGAGGCGCTTTATACGCTGCCGCTGGGCATTGCGTGGGAGGGTGAGCAGCATGGACCGTTCGCGTCCAACCTCGCCATCGCGCGCGTCCGGCGCGAGCGTTACGTCGGCCTTCTGACCGACGGCTTCGCGCTGCGCGAATTCGCCTGGTCGGTCAGCCGCGCGATGCTGGATAATGCCCGCGTGCCGACTGAAGGCGGCGAACTGGTGTTCGAGGCGCTGGAGCCCGACATGCTGGTCCCCAATGGCGATCCCGAATGGATCGCGGCGGAACAATCCAACAGCACGATGATCCTGGGCCAGCAGGTTGTGCTGAAACTGCTGCGCAAGCTGGCCAGCGGCGTGCATCCCGATGCCGAGATGGTGCGCTATCTAGCCAAGGGCGGGTTCGAGGCCGTGCCCCCGATCCTGGGCACGGTGAAACGCGTAGACGATGATGGCGAGACGCTGCTGATGATGGCGCAGGCCTTCGTCTATAACCAGGGCGATGGCTGGCAGTGGACTTTGGGTGCGCTGGAACGGCTGGCGACCGACACCGACTGGAGCTTCGACAATTACGCCAATTTCGCCGAAAACCTCGGCCGGCGTCTGCGCGAGATGCACGAGATCCTGGCCCGTCCCAGCGACGACCCCGCCTTCGCGCCCGATCCGATGGACCAGGCCGCGACGCGCGAGTTGTCCAGCCGCGTCATGGCGGAATTCGACAAGGCGCTGGGGCGTCTTGGCGATGCCGATCTGGGGGGCGAGGCGGCGCAGGATGCAGCGTTCCTGAAGGAGCGTCGGGACGACCTGGCAGACCGCATCGCGGCGCTTGCCGCGCAGGCGGAAGGGCGAGAGCGCACCCGCATCCACGGCGATCTTCACCTGGGACAGGTGCTGGTCACCGGTCACGACGTGATGATCATCGACTTCGAGGGCGAGCCCGCCCGCCCGCTGGCCGAGCGGCGCGCCAAGGGCCTGCCCGCGCGCGATGTCGCGGGGATCATGCGCAGCTTCGACTATGCCGCCGCCGTGGCGGAACGCAATCGCCCCGCCGGTGCCGACACCTGGGAAACCCGCGCCGAGGAGGGCACCGCCCAGCTTCGCGCCGCCGCGATCGAGGCGTTCCTGAAGGGGTACAGCGACGGCGGCGAACCCGATCCGCTGCTGCCGATCTTCCTGATCGAGAAGGCGGCCTACGAAATATCCTATGAGGCGGCGAACCGGCCCGACTGGCTCGACGTGCCTCTCGCAGGGCTGGCGCATGTGGCGCGCGGCCTGCTTTCCGGAGACGATACATGAGTGCTCACGACCATCTGTTCGGCGCAGCCGCCGCCATGCTGGAAGGGCGGCTCGACGATCCCTTCGCGCTGCTCGGCCCGCACAAGGGCGACGGCGCGACCCTGATCCGCAGCTTCCAGCCGGGGGCGGAGCGGGTCACACTGCTGTCGCGCGCGGGCAAGGAACTCGCGCCGATGGAGGAAGTCGCGCACGGATTGTTCTCGGCCGAGATCAAGTCGGACGAACCCTATGTGCTGCGGGTCGAATGGCCCGGCGGCGCGGTGCAGGAGACCGAGGATCCCTATGCCTATGGGGTGCTGCTGTCCGATTTCGACCTGCACCTGTTTTCCGAAGGCCGCCATTTCGAAATGGCCAGCGTGTTCGGCGCGCAGCCTGCCGAGATCGACGGGGTAGCGGGCACGATCTTCTCGGTCTGGGCGCCCAATGCGCGGCGCGTGTCGGTGGTGGGTGAGTTCAACAGCTGGGACGGCAGGCGGCATCCGATGCGGCTGCGCCATTCGGCCGGCATGTGGGAATTGTTCGTGCCGCGCATCGGTCCGGGCGCGGTCTACAAGTTCGAGGTTGCGGGCGCGGACGGCGCGATCGTGCAAAAGGCCGACCCGCTGGCCCGCCAGACCGAACGCCCGCCGGGCACCGCCTCCATCGTCGCGCCCCGGCCCGAATTCAGCTGGAACGATTCCGAATGGATGGAAGAGCGAGGCAAGCGCCACGCCCCCGACGCGCCGATCAGCGTGTACGAGGTGCATGCCGGATCGTGGATGAAACCAGAAGGCGGCGGCGACGTCGCGCTGGGCTGGCGCGCCTTGGCCGACAAGCTGATCCCCTATGTCGCGGAAATGGGCTTCACCCATGTCGAACTGCTGCCGATCATGGAGCATCCCTTCGGCGGATCGTGGGGCTATCAGCCGCTGTCGCAATTTGCCCCATCGGCCCGTTTCGGCACGCCCGAAGGCTTTGCGATCTTCGTCGACAAGTGCCACCGCGCCGGGATCGGCGTCATCCTCGACTGGGTGCCCGCGCATTTCCCGACCGACGCGCACGGTCTTGCCCAATTCGACGGCACGCATCTTTACGAACATTCCGACCCGCGCGAGGGGTTCCACCAGGACTGGAACACGCTGATCTACAATCTTGGCCGTAACGAGGTGTCGGGTTTCCTGCTCGCCTCGGCCATGTGGTGGCTTGAAACATTCCATGTCGATGGCCTGCGCGTCGATGCGGTCGCCTCGATGCTTTACCGCGATTACAGCCGCAAGGCGGGCGAATGGGTACCCAACGTCCACGGCGGGCGAGAGAACCTGGAGAGCGTGGGCTTCCTCAAGCACCTCAATTCCATCGTCGGCGAACGCTGCCCCGGCGCCATGACCATTGCCGAGGAATCGACCGCCTGGCCGGGCGTCTCCGCGCCGGTGTCGCAGGGCGGGCTGGGCTTCGACTACAAGTGGAACATGGGCTGGATGCACGACACGCTGCAATATTTCGAACGTGATCCGATGTACCGCAAATGGCACCACGGCGAGCTGACCTTCCCGATGGTCTATGCTTATTCCGAAAAATACGTCCTGCCGATCAGCCATGACGAGGTGGTGCACGGCAAGGGCAGCCTGCTGGACAAGATGCCGGGCGACCGGTGGCGCAAGTTCGCCAATCTGCGCGCCTATCTGGCGTTCATGTGGATGCATCCGGGCAAGAAGCTGCTGTTCATGGGCTGCGAACTGGGCATGGATACCGAGTGGAACCATGACCAGTCGATCCCCTGGGACCTGCTGGAAAAGCATGAACATGCCGCGGTGCAGGTGCTGCTGCGCGACCTCAACGCCCTGTATGTGACCGAGGGCGCCTTGCACCAGCGCGACAGCGATCCGGCGGGCTTCCAGTGGCTGGTCGGCGACGATGCCGAGAACAGCGTCTTTGCCTTCATGCGGCGCGGCGTGGACGGATCGCCCATCGTGGCGATCTTCAACCTGACGCCGCAGGCCATCGGCGACTATCGCCTAGGCCTGCCGCTGGGCGGTCGATGGCACGAAGCGCTCAATTCCGATGCCGAGCAGTTCGGCGGCAGCAATGCCGGCAATGGCGGCAGCGTCCGCGCCGACGGCGAGCCATGTCACGGCCAGCAACATTCCGCATTCCTAACCCTGCCGCCGCTTGGCGCGCTGATCCTCCGACATGAAGGGGTCCACGCTTGATCCAGTTGCCCGACCGGCTGAAGGCCGGATCGCCCTATCCGCTGGGGGCCACGTTCGATGGCCTTGGCGTCAATTTCGCCGTGTTCTCGGCCAATGCCGACAAGATCGAACTGTGCATCTTCGACCCGACGGGGCGCAAGCAGATCGGCTGCCTGGAACTGCCCGAATGGACCGACGAGGTCTGGCACGGCTATCTGCCCGAGGCGAAGCCGGGGCTGGTCTATGGCTTTCGCGCGCATGGGCGGTACGAGCCGGAGAACGGCCACCGCTTCAACCCCAACAAGCTGCTGCTGGACCCCTATGCAAGGCGCATGACGGGGCAGCTGCGCTGGACCGATGCGCTGCATGGCTACAACGTGCGGTCAAAGCGCAAGGACCTGAGCTTCGACCGGCGCGACAGTGCCTCGGCCATGCCGAAATCGGTGGTGGGGCAAAGCGCCTTCGACTGGACCGGCGACGTGCGCCCGCGCGTGCCGTGGCACGATACGGTCATCTACGAAGCGCATGTGAAGGGCCTGACCCGCCTGATGGAGGCTGTCCCGCACGAGGAGCGCGGCACCTATGCCGCGCTGGGCCATCCGCGCCTGATCGAGCATCTGCAGCGCATCGGCGTGACCACGCTGGAACTGCTGCCGATCCATTCCTTCGTGCAGGACCGGCGGCTGCAGGAAATGGGCCTCGTCAACTATTGGGGCTATAACACGCTGACCTTCTTCGCGCCCGAACGCCGCTACATGAGCGGCGAGCAGGGCGGCGACGAATTGCGCTTCGCCATCCGCCGCCTGCACGCCGCGGGGATCGAGGTGATCCTGGACGTCGTCTATAACCATACCGCCGAGGGCAGCGAGCTTGGCCCGACGTTCAATTTCCGCGGGCTGGACAATGCCACCTATTACCGGCTGGTCGAGGATAACGCCCGCTATTGCGTCAACGATACCGGGACCGGCAACACGCTGGATCTCAGCCATCCGCGCGTGTTGCAGATGGTGGCGGATTCGCTGCGTTACTGGGCCGAAAGCTTTCACGTCGACGGCTTCCGCTTTGACCTGGGCGTGACGCTGGGGCGCGACGGCAACAATGGCTTCGATCCGCGCAGCGGCTTTTTCGACGTGCTGCGGCAGGACCCGGTGCTGGGCCAGCTCAAGCTGATTTCCGAGCCGTGGGACATCGGGCCGGGAGGATACCAGCTGGGCAACCACCCGCCCGGATTCGCAGAGTGGAACGACAAGTTCCGCGATGCGACCCGCAGCTTCTGGCGCGGCGATCAGGGAATGCGGCCCGAATTCGCAAGCCGCATCTCGGGCTCTGCCGATCTATTCGACCTGCGTGCACGGCGTCCGTGGGCCAGCGTCAATTTCGTGACCGCGCACGACGGCTTCACGCTGAACGACACGGTCAGCTACGAGCATCGCCATAACGAGGCGAATGGCGAGGACAATCGCGACGGCCATTCGGACAATAATTCGAACAACTGGGGCGTCGAGGGGCCGACCGACGATCCCGGCATCCGCGGATTGCGCGAGAAGCTGAAGCGGTCGATGCTGGCGACATTGTTCTTCTCCTCGGGCACGCCGATGCTGCTGGCGGGGGACGAGATCGGGCGCACCCAGCACGGCAACAACAACGCCTATTGCCAGGACAACGAGCTGAGCTGGATCGACTGGTCGCCGCTGAACACGGCGGAGGGCCATTCGCTGAGCGATTTCGTCCGCCGCCTGACCGCGGCGCGGCGTTACTATCCCCTGCTGCGCGCCCGCCGCTTTTTGCACGGCGAGGTGCAGGTGGCCGAGAACATCCCCGACATCGACTGGTTCGACGAACGCGGCGTGCACCTTAGCGAGGAGGACTGGAACAATGGCGACGGCCGCGCCCTGGTGATGCGCCGCGCGCGCCGCCGCAAGGATGGCCAGCTGGAAGTCGTCACCATGCTGATGAACGCCGCCGAGGTGCCGCTTACCTTCAAGCTGCCCCCGCCGCCGGGGCTGGAGCGGCGCGTCATCATCGACAGCGCCGATCCCAATGCCGCCGAATACGAGGTGGAGCACGAGGTCGTGGTGCAGGACCGGGCGGTCATGCTGATCGTCGGCACCGGAGATGTCGATTGACGCCCGCGCTGATGAACGAGCCGAGCCCGGCATGGGGCCCGCAAATCCTGGACGAAGGGCGCGTCTGCTTTCGCCTGTGGGCCCCCGACCGCGACGAAGTCGCGCTGGAATTCCGGGACGGCCCCTCGCATGCCATGCGCAGCGGCGAAAACGGCTGGTTCGAGCTTGAGACCAAGGCCGAACCCGGCGCGCGCTATCGCTTCCGGCTGGACGAGGATCTGGCGGTGGCCGATCCCGCCTCGCGGGCGCAGGACGGCGGCGTGCATGCATGGAGCGTGCTGACCCGGCTAACGCCTCTCGCCAGGCGCGATGCCGATTGGAAGGGCCGCCCGTGGGAAGAAGCGGTGGTCATGGAAGTCCACGCCGGCGTGCTGGACGGCTTCGCGGGCGTGGCCGAACGCCTGCCGCAGTGGGCCGAGATGGGCATCACCGCGATCGAGCTGATGCCGATCGGCGCCTTCGGAGGCACGCGCGGCTGGGGCTATGACGGGGTGCTGCCCTATGCGGTAGCCGAGGCCTATGGCTCGCCCGAGGATCTGGTAGCGCTGATCGACCGCGCGCACGATCTGGGGCTGATGGTCATGCTCGACGTGGTGTACAACCATTTCGGGCCGGACGGCAATTACCTAGGCAGCTATGCGTCGCTGTTCTTCGACAGGGAGGCGGATACGCCTTGGGGCGGGGCGGTGGCGGTTTCGCTGTCGCCGGTGCGGCGGTTCTTCATCGACAATGCGCTGATGTGGCTGCGCGACTACGGTTTCGACGGGCTGCGCTTCGACGCGGTGCATGCGATCGGCGACAGCGCCTTCCTCGACGGCATGGCGCGCAAGCTGCGCTCGGCCTTGCCCGACCGGCAGATCCATCTGGTGCTCGAGAACGAGGAGAATGACGCGGCGCGGCTGGTGCCCGGCCTGTACGATGCGCAGTGGAACGACGACTTCCACAACACGCTGCATGTGATGCTGACCGGAGAGACCGAGGGCTATTACGAGGGCTTTGCCGACAATCCGACCAGGCGGCTGGCCCGCTGCCTGGCCGAGGGTTTCGTCTATCAGGGTGAGACTCCGCCCGGCGATGGCGCCCATCCGCGCGGCACGCCCAGCGCGCATCTGCCCGCGACGCGCTTCGTGTCGTTCCTGCAGAACCACGACCAAGTCGGCAATCGCGCGATGGGCGAGAGATTGATCCATTTGACCAGCGAAGCGAAATTGCGCGCGGCGACCGCGCTGCTGCTGCTGGCCCCCCAGATCCCGTTGCTGTTCATGGGCGAGGAGGAGGGCAGCCGATCGCCGTTCCTGTTCTTCACCGATTTCCATGACGACCTGGCCGATGCCGTTCGGAACGGCCGCCGCCGCGAATTCGCCCGCTTCACCGCCTTCGCCGATGCCGAGGCGCGCGAGAGGATCCCCGATCCCAACGCGCGGGCCACTTTCGACACCTCTCGCCCAGAACCGGGCGCGGATGCCGATGAATGGCGCGCATTCTATGCCGAACTGCTGGCGCTGCGGCACCAGCGGATCGTGCCGCGCCTGCTGGGCACCACAGGCCTTGGCGCCGATGTGCTGGGTGCCGATGTGCCAGGTGGGGGCGCGGTCAGCGCCCGCTGGCGCATGGGCGACGGCGCGCAGCTGACGATGGCGATCAATATCGGCGACGAGAAGGTGCGCTTCCCCGATGTCGGCCAGCCGTTTCATGCCTTGGGCGAGCCGGGCGATCCCGCCAGCTTCGCAGCCTGGCTGACATGACCGGGGCGCTGCATCGTCTGGCCCGCAAGGCAGGGCTGCAGATCGACTGGGAGGACGCCACCGGCGAAGCGCAGCGCGTGTCGGACGACAGCCTGCGGCAAGTGCTGGCGGCGCTGGGCTATCCGGCCGAGACGGAAGCGCAGATCGGCACCAGCCTGGACCGCTGCGAACAGGATGCGGCGGACTGCCGCTTCGTATCCGCCGATGCGGGGCAGGCGATTACCCTGCCCGAAAGCTGGGCCGATGCGGGTGCGGCGCGGATCGTTCTGGAAAACGGCGAGACGCTGAGCGCGCGGATCGTGGGCACGGCGCTGCCCGCGCTTCGGCAGACCGGCTATCACCGGCTGATCGCGGGTGATCGCCAGATCACGCTGGCCATCGCGCCGCCGCGCTGCCTGGGCCCGGGAGATGTGGGCACGCGTGCGCGTCCGTGGGGCACATCGGTGCAGCTTCCCTCGCTGCGCGACGAAAGGCAGGGCGGCTTCGGCGATTTCGGCAGCCTGCTGCCCGCGGTCGAAGGCTTCGCGCAGGCCGGGGCCGATGCGCTGGCGATCAGCCCGGTGCACGCGCTGTTCCCCGCCGATCCTTCGCGCTTCAGCCCCTATGCGCCGTCGAGCAGGCTGTTCCTCAACATCATGTTCGGCGATCCATCGCTGGTGGGGGGGCAGGTGACGCCGGTGCCGCAAGGCGATCTGATCGACTGGGAAGCCGCGATCCCGCGCCGCCTGGCCGAACTGCGCCGCGCGTTCGATGGGTGCAGCGACGAGATCCGCGCCAAGGTCGCCGCATGGCGCGCCGACCGGGGCGAGGAACTGGAGCGCCACGCTATCTTCGACGCTTTGTTCGCGCATCATTTCCCCGATGGCGCGCGGGGCTGGCAGGACTGGCCGCAGGAATACCATGATCCCTCGTCGGACGCGGTCGCCCTCTTTGCTGCCCGGCACCGCGAGGATGTCGACTTCTACGCCTTTGCCCAGTGGCTGGCCGCCGCCAGCCTCGACGCCGCGCAGGATGCGGCGCGGCGGGGCGGCATGTCGATCGGGCTGATCGCCGACCTGGCGGTCGGGATGGACGGCGGCGGCAGCCATGCGTGGTCCCGGCGCGAGGATATGCTGGAGGGGCTCTCCATCGGTGCGCCGCCCGATCCGCTGGGGCCGCAGGGGCAGGACTGGGGGCTGACCGGCTTTTCCCCCCGTGCGCTGAAACGCACTGGCTTTGCCGGCTTCATCGCCACGCTGCGCGCCGCGCTGGACCATGCGGGCGGCGTGCGGATCGATCATGTGCTGGGGCTGGGCCGCCTGTGGGTGGTGCCGCATGGCGAAAGCTCGGCGAACGGCGTTTATCTTACCCTTCCGCTTTCGGACATGCTGCGCATCCTGGCCATCGAATCGCACCGCGCAGGCGCCATCGTCATCGGCGAGGATCTGGGCACCGTGCCCGAGGGGCTGCGCCCGCAGCTTTCGGCGCGCAACGTGCTGGGCATGCGGGTCATGTGGTTCGAGCGCGGGAAGGACGGGTCCTATGTCCCGCCCGCCCAGTGGCCCGATCAGGCGGCGGCGATGACCGGCACGCATGACATCTTCACGGTCGCGGGCTGGTGGACCGGGCGCGACATCGACTGGAGCCGCAGGCTGGGCCGCCACGACCCCGACCGCAGCGAGGCGCAGGACCGCGCCGCGCGTGACGAGGACCGCA from Croceicoccus marinus carries:
- the treS gene encoding maltose alpha-D-glucosyltransferase, translated to MNELAHPDQNPADQDTTEAVITTAEDPLWYKDAVIYQLHVKSFFDSNNDGIGDFAGLMAKLDYIADLGVTAIWLLPFYPSPRRDDGYDIAEYRDVSSDYGTMEEVRAFIDAAHERGLRVITELVINHTSDQHSWFQAARKAPPGSPERDFYVWSDDDKLYSGTRIIFLDTEKSNWTWDEEAGAYFWHRFYSHQPDLNFDNPEVLKEVLSVMHFWLDAGIDGLRLDAIPYLIERDGTSNENLPETHVILKKIRENLDQHYEGKMLLAEANMWPEDTQQYFGHNEERTEECHMAFHFPLMPRMYMAVAQEDRFPITDIMRQTPEIPPDAQWAIFLRNHDELTLEMVTDSERDYLWNTYAADRRARINLGIRRRLAPLMERDRRRIELMNALLLTMPGTPVLYYGDELGMGDNIHLGDRDGVRTPMQWSPDRNGGFSRADPPQLALPPIQDPLYGYEAINVEAQERDRHSLLNWIKRMLAVRGEHRAFGRGTQTFLRPANRSILAYLRQHSDGEAAETILCVANLSRTAQAVELDLHEFEGAIPVELSGGAAFPKVGHLPYLLTLPPYGFLWFDLRADAEAPEWSSSAPGAEVERHTFVLRPHLGDIAKGGNRPVLEQDVLPDYVRQRRWFGAKDELIETIEIARVTEMPKANDLLLAEIRVKTSGSEALYTLPLGIAWEGEQHGPFASNLAIARVRRERYVGLLTDGFALREFAWSVSRAMLDNARVPTEGGELVFEALEPDMLVPNGDPEWIAAEQSNSTMILGQQVVLKLLRKLASGVHPDAEMVRYLAKGGFEAVPPILGTVKRVDDDGETLLMMAQAFVYNQGDGWQWTLGALERLATDTDWSFDNYANFAENLGRRLREMHEILARPSDDPAFAPDPMDQAATRELSSRVMAEFDKALGRLGDADLGGEAAQDAAFLKERRDDLADRIAALAAQAEGRERTRIHGDLHLGQVLVTGHDVMIIDFEGEPARPLAERRAKGLPARDVAGIMRSFDYAAAVAERNRPAGADTWETRAEEGTAQLRAAAIEAFLKGYSDGGEPDPLLPIFLIEKAAYEISYEAANRPDWLDVPLAGLAHVARGLLSGDDT
- the glgB gene encoding 1,4-alpha-glucan branching protein GlgB codes for the protein MSAHDHLFGAAAAMLEGRLDDPFALLGPHKGDGATLIRSFQPGAERVTLLSRAGKELAPMEEVAHGLFSAEIKSDEPYVLRVEWPGGAVQETEDPYAYGVLLSDFDLHLFSEGRHFEMASVFGAQPAEIDGVAGTIFSVWAPNARRVSVVGEFNSWDGRRHPMRLRHSAGMWELFVPRIGPGAVYKFEVAGADGAIVQKADPLARQTERPPGTASIVAPRPEFSWNDSEWMEERGKRHAPDAPISVYEVHAGSWMKPEGGGDVALGWRALADKLIPYVAEMGFTHVELLPIMEHPFGGSWGYQPLSQFAPSARFGTPEGFAIFVDKCHRAGIGVILDWVPAHFPTDAHGLAQFDGTHLYEHSDPREGFHQDWNTLIYNLGRNEVSGFLLASAMWWLETFHVDGLRVDAVASMLYRDYSRKAGEWVPNVHGGRENLESVGFLKHLNSIVGERCPGAMTIAEESTAWPGVSAPVSQGGLGFDYKWNMGWMHDTLQYFERDPMYRKWHHGELTFPMVYAYSEKYVLPISHDEVVHGKGSLLDKMPGDRWRKFANLRAYLAFMWMHPGKKLLFMGCELGMDTEWNHDQSIPWDLLEKHEHAAVQVLLRDLNALYVTEGALHQRDSDPAGFQWLVGDDAENSVFAFMRRGVDGSPIVAIFNLTPQAIGDYRLGLPLGGRWHEALNSDAEQFGGSNAGNGGSVRADGEPCHGQQHSAFLTLPPLGALILRHEGVHA
- the glgX gene encoding glycogen debranching protein GlgX, which translates into the protein MIQLPDRLKAGSPYPLGATFDGLGVNFAVFSANADKIELCIFDPTGRKQIGCLELPEWTDEVWHGYLPEAKPGLVYGFRAHGRYEPENGHRFNPNKLLLDPYARRMTGQLRWTDALHGYNVRSKRKDLSFDRRDSASAMPKSVVGQSAFDWTGDVRPRVPWHDTVIYEAHVKGLTRLMEAVPHEERGTYAALGHPRLIEHLQRIGVTTLELLPIHSFVQDRRLQEMGLVNYWGYNTLTFFAPERRYMSGEQGGDELRFAIRRLHAAGIEVILDVVYNHTAEGSELGPTFNFRGLDNATYYRLVEDNARYCVNDTGTGNTLDLSHPRVLQMVADSLRYWAESFHVDGFRFDLGVTLGRDGNNGFDPRSGFFDVLRQDPVLGQLKLISEPWDIGPGGYQLGNHPPGFAEWNDKFRDATRSFWRGDQGMRPEFASRISGSADLFDLRARRPWASVNFVTAHDGFTLNDTVSYEHRHNEANGEDNRDGHSDNNSNNWGVEGPTDDPGIRGLREKLKRSMLATLFFSSGTPMLLAGDEIGRTQHGNNNAYCQDNELSWIDWSPLNTAEGHSLSDFVRRLTAARRYYPLLRARRFLHGEVQVAENIPDIDWFDERGVHLSEEDWNNGDGRALVMRRARRRKDGQLEVVTMLMNAAEVPLTFKLPPPPGLERRVIIDSADPNAAEYEVEHEVVVQDRAVMLIVGTGDVD
- the treZ gene encoding malto-oligosyltrehalose trehalohydrolase, translating into MNEPSPAWGPQILDEGRVCFRLWAPDRDEVALEFRDGPSHAMRSGENGWFELETKAEPGARYRFRLDEDLAVADPASRAQDGGVHAWSVLTRLTPLARRDADWKGRPWEEAVVMEVHAGVLDGFAGVAERLPQWAEMGITAIELMPIGAFGGTRGWGYDGVLPYAVAEAYGSPEDLVALIDRAHDLGLMVMLDVVYNHFGPDGNYLGSYASLFFDREADTPWGGAVAVSLSPVRRFFIDNALMWLRDYGFDGLRFDAVHAIGDSAFLDGMARKLRSALPDRQIHLVLENEENDAARLVPGLYDAQWNDDFHNTLHVMLTGETEGYYEGFADNPTRRLARCLAEGFVYQGETPPGDGAHPRGTPSAHLPATRFVSFLQNHDQVGNRAMGERLIHLTSEAKLRAATALLLLAPQIPLLFMGEEEGSRSPFLFFTDFHDDLADAVRNGRRREFARFTAFADAEARERIPDPNARATFDTSRPEPGADADEWRAFYAELLALRHQRIVPRLLGTTGLGADVLGADVPGGGAVSARWRMGDGAQLTMAINIGDEKVRFPDVGQPFHALGEPGDPASFAAWLT
- the malQ gene encoding 4-alpha-glucanotransferase, yielding MTGALHRLARKAGLQIDWEDATGEAQRVSDDSLRQVLAALGYPAETEAQIGTSLDRCEQDAADCRFVSADAGQAITLPESWADAGAARIVLENGETLSARIVGTALPALRQTGYHRLIAGDRQITLAIAPPRCLGPGDVGTRARPWGTSVQLPSLRDERQGGFGDFGSLLPAVEGFAQAGADALAISPVHALFPADPSRFSPYAPSSRLFLNIMFGDPSLVGGQVTPVPQGDLIDWEAAIPRRLAELRRAFDGCSDEIRAKVAAWRADRGEELERHAIFDALFAHHFPDGARGWQDWPQEYHDPSSDAVALFAARHREDVDFYAFAQWLAAASLDAAQDAARRGGMSIGLIADLAVGMDGGGSHAWSRREDMLEGLSIGAPPDPLGPQGQDWGLTGFSPRALKRTGFAGFIATLRAALDHAGGVRIDHVLGLGRLWVVPHGESSANGVYLTLPLSDMLRILAIESHRAGAIVIGEDLGTVPEGLRPQLSARNVLGMRVMWFERGKDGSYVPPAQWPDQAAAMTGTHDIFTVAGWWTGRDIDWSRRLGRHDPDRSEAQDRAARDEDRTELWSALSKSGAATGPQPAADEPQRVVDAAASHVAQAACKLAIVPLEDVVGVTEQPNLPGTIDEHPNWRRRMPADSTSLLQRPDIAARIQAIDRIRR